A single genomic interval of Primulina huaijiensis isolate GDHJ02 chromosome 7, ASM1229523v2, whole genome shotgun sequence harbors:
- the LOC140980309 gene encoding V-type proton ATPase subunit e1: protein MGFLVTTLIFVVVGIIASLCARICCNRGPSANLLHLTLVITATVCCWMMWAIVYLAQMNPLIVPILNETE, encoded by the exons ATGGGGTTCTTGGTGACAACTCTAATCTTTGTGGTGGTTGGGATTATTGCTTCACTTTGCGCTAGGATCTGCTGCAATCGAGGACCTTCTGCTAATCT GTTACACCTGACGTTGGTTATTACCGCAACTGTATGCTGTTGGATGAT GTGGGCGATTGTGTACTTGGCACAAATGAATCCTCTAATTGTACCGATTTTGAACGAAACAGAATGA
- the LOC140980239 gene encoding cell division protein FtsZ homolog 1, chloroplastic-like, which yields MATLGFRNPASASSATSISIGFSPLSLKTRHNGVSFSGCRWKSACNSRFCRNGAYSSYTSIETAKIKVIGVGGGGNNAVNRMIGSGLQGVDFYAINTDVQALLQSAAETPIQIGELLTRGLGTGGNPLLGEQAAEESKEVIANALKGSDMVFITAGMGGGTGSGAAPVVAKIAKDAGYLTVGVVTYPFSFEGRRRSLQALEAIEKLRKNVDTLIVIPNDRLLDISGVHTPLQDAFLLADDVLRQGVQGISDIIMIPGLVNVDFADVKAVMKDSGTAMLGVGVSSSKNRAEEAAEQATFTPLIGSSIQSATGVVYNITGGKDMTLQEVNRVSQVVTSLADPSANIIFGAVVDERYNGELHVTIIATGFTQSFQKTLITDPRGAKLTEKSAIRAPVTRQSSASPSPTSRSPLSQIFLF from the exons ATGGCGACGCTGGGATTCCGAAATCCAGCATCTGCCTCATCAGCGACCTCCATTTCGATTGGTTTTTCACCTCTATCTCTCAAAACTAGGCATAATGGTGTCTCCTTCTCCGGGTGTCGCTGGAAAAGCGCCTGTAATTCAAGATTTTGTCGAAACGGTGCTTATAGTTCGTATACTTCAATAGAAACTGCCAAGATTAAGGTGATTGGAGTCGGTGGCGGCGGCAACAATGCCGTCAATCGCATGATTGGCAGCGGTTTACAG GGTGTGGACTTTTACGCCATTAACACAGATGTTCAGGCATTGTTGCAATCAGCTGCTGAGACACCTATTCAGATTGGAGAGCTTCTGACTCGTGGACTTG GGACAGGTGGCAACCCACTTTTGGGTGAACAGGCTGCAGAGGAATCAAAGGAAGTCATTGCAAATGCTCTCAAGGGATCAGATATGGTGTTTATAACAGCAGGGATGGGTGGGGGTACTGGGTCTGGTGCAGCCCCTGTTGTTGCTAAAATAGCAAAGGATGCTGGGTATTTGACAGTGGGAGTTGTTACATACCCATTCAGCTTTGAAGGACGTAGAAGATCTTTGCAG GCTCTCGAAGCAATTGAAAAACTCCGGAAAAATGTGGATACGCTTATTGTGATTCCAAATGATCGTCTCCTGGATATTTCTGGTGTACATACTCCCCTTCAAGATGCTTTCCTTCTGGCAGATGATGTGCTCCGCCAAGGAGTTCAAGGAATATCAGATATAATCATG ATACCTGGGCTGGTAAATGTGGATTTTGCAGATGTAAAGGCTGTGATGAAGGACTCAGGTACTGCTATGCTTGGTGTGGGAGTGTCCTCTAGCAAGAACCGTGCTGAAGAGGCGGCTGAACAAGCAACTTTCACTCCTCTGATTGGGTCCTCTATTCAATCAGCTACTGGAGTTGTATATAACATCACTGGAGGAAAGGATATGACGCTGCAGGAAGTGAACAGGGTATCCCAG GTTGTTACCAGTTTAGCCGATCCTTCAGCCAACATAATTTTTGGTGCAGTAGTGGATGAACGGTACAATGGAGAGCTCCATGTTACGATTATTGCGACTGGTTTTACACAATCGTTTCAGAAGACTCTTATAACTGATCCTAGAGGAGCAAAACTAACTGAAAAGAGTGCAATAAGAGCTCCAGTAACCCGCCAATCGTCAGCCTCACCTTCCCCCACATCTCGATCGCCTCTGTCTCAGATATTCTTGTTTTAG
- the LOC140980228 gene encoding transcription initiation factor TFIID subunit 6-like isoform X1 has product MSSIEFEKSCRSVNSYRFAFFGVHQFIVLEFLILLNLRIFFLLNMVQESIKCMRHSRRTTLTTDDIDSALGLRNVEPIYGFASGDPSRFKRAAGHKDLFYIEEKELEFKEVVEAPLPKAPLDTAVVTHWLAIEGVQPAIPENPPPMSIQSLAMPSDNTKNDYKEDGLPVDIKLPVKHVLSRELQLYFAKISELTVTRSDSTLFKEALVSLATDSGLHPLVPYFTFFVADEVSQNLNNSSILFALMCLVWSLLRNQHIHIEPYLHQLMPSVMTCLVAKRLGNKFSDNHWSLRNFTAILVASICKRFGHVYHNLQPRVTRTLLHAFLDPSKALPQHYGAIQGLSALGPNVVRLLVLPNLEPYLRLLEPEMQLEKQKNEIKRHEAWLVYGALMRAAGLCLYYRLKMLPFVFSILPRTVSSNAKVETTMSNKRKAGIYNTMHQPPAKKLMTDSSMTSGVIQANLVPVDMPGAGGAYPANIRAGDTNLQCSRPLARKEIGVGQTVEGIKCCRRRRCECWKLATIIERIFW; this is encoded by the exons ATGTCGAGTATCGAGTTCGAGAAATCATGCAGGTCTGTTAATTCCTATAGATTTGCTTTCTTTGGTGTGCATCAGTTTATTGTTTTGGAATTTCTGATTCTGCTGAATTTACGTATCTTTTTTTTGCTGAATATGGTGCAGGAATCTATCAAATGCATGCGACATTCGAGAAGAACTACTTTAACAACAGATGACATTGATAGTGCGCTTGGCTTAAGAAACGTTGag CCGATATATGGGTTTGCTTCTGGAGATCCTTCGCGATTCAAGAGGGCTGCTGGACACAAGGatttgttttatattgaagAGAAGGAACTGGAATTTAAGGAG GTGGTTGAAGCTCCTCTGCCGAAAGCACCGCTAGATACTGCAGTAGTCACTCATTGGTTGGCTATTGAAGGAGTTCAGCCTGCAATTCCCGAAAATCCTCCTCCTATGTCTATTCAAT CACTTGCAATGCCTTCAGATAACACAAAGAACGACTACAAGGAGGATGGGTTACCTGTAGACATTAAATTACCGGTCAAGCATGTTCTTTCGCGAGAGCTTCAG CTTTATTTTGCGAAAATTTCTGAGCTTACTGTCACTAGATCCGACTCCACCCTGTTCAAAGAAGCATTAGTGAGCTTGGCAACTGACTCAGGACTCCACCCTTTAGTGCCTTACTTTACATTCTTTGTTGCTGACGAG GTTTCTCAGAATTTGAACAATTCTTCTATTCTTTTTGCTTTGATGTGCCTTGTATGGAGCCTTCTTCGAAATCAACATATACACATCGAGCCATAT CTGCACCAATTGATGCCATCGGTGATGACATGCCTGGTTGCAAAAAGGCTAGGAAATAAATTTTCTGACAACCACTGGAGTCTTAGAAATTTCACAGCTATCCTGGTGGCTTCAATCTGCAAGAG ATTCGGTCATGTTTACCACAATCTCCAGCCACGTGTGACCAGGACGTTACTTCATGCTTTTTTGGACCCATCAAAAGCTTTGCCTCAACATTATGGTGCCATTCAAGGGCTATCAGCCCTTGGACCTAATGTG GTTCGTTTGCTCGTGCTTCCCAATCTTGAGCCCTACTTACGACTGCTGGAGCCAGAAATGCAACTTGAGAAGCAAAAGAATGAAATTAAGAGGCATGAAGCCTGGTTGGTATACGGTGCCCTAATG CGGGCAGCTGgtttgtgcttgtattatcgcCTGAAGATGTTGCCCTTTGTTTTCTCTATACTGCCACGTACTGTCTCGAGTAATGCAAAAGTTGAGACTACAATGTCAA ATAAACGTAAAGCAGGCATTTATAACACAATGCATCAGCCACCAGCAAAGAAATTAATGACAGATAGCTCCATGACCAGTGGGGTCATACAAGCAAATTTAGTCCCAGTGGACATGCCAGGAGCAGGTGGTGCATATCCGGCAAATATCCGAGCAGGCGATACTAATTTACAGTGTTCACGTCCATTAGCCAGAAAGGAAATAGGTGTTGGTCAAACGGTTGAAGGCATTAAGTGTTGTCGACGAAGAAGATGCGAATGCTGGAAATTAGCCACCATTATTGAGCGAATATTTTGGTGA
- the LOC140980228 gene encoding transcription initiation factor TFIID subunit 6-like isoform X2 encodes MSSIEFEKSCRSVNSYRFAFFGVHQFIVLEFLILLNLRIFFLLNMVQESIKCMRHSRRTTLTTDDIDSALGLRNVEPIYGFASGDPSRFKRAAGHKDLFYIEEKELEFKEVVEAPLPKAPLDTAVVTHWLAIEGVQPAIPENPPPMSIQSLAMPSDNTKNDYKEDGLPVDIKLPVKHVLSRELQLYFAKISELTVTRSDSTLFKEALVSLATDSGLHPLVPYFTFFVADEVSQNLNNSSILFALMCLVWSLLRNQHIHIEPYLHQLMPSVMTCLVAKRLGNKFSDNHWSLRNFTAILVASICKRFGHVYHNLQPRVTRTLLHAFLDPSKALPQHYGAIQGLSALGPNVVRLLVLPNLEPYLRLLEPEMQLEKQKNEIKRHEAWLVYGALMINVKQAFITQCISHQQRN; translated from the exons ATGTCGAGTATCGAGTTCGAGAAATCATGCAGGTCTGTTAATTCCTATAGATTTGCTTTCTTTGGTGTGCATCAGTTTATTGTTTTGGAATTTCTGATTCTGCTGAATTTACGTATCTTTTTTTTGCTGAATATGGTGCAGGAATCTATCAAATGCATGCGACATTCGAGAAGAACTACTTTAACAACAGATGACATTGATAGTGCGCTTGGCTTAAGAAACGTTGag CCGATATATGGGTTTGCTTCTGGAGATCCTTCGCGATTCAAGAGGGCTGCTGGACACAAGGatttgttttatattgaagAGAAGGAACTGGAATTTAAGGAG GTGGTTGAAGCTCCTCTGCCGAAAGCACCGCTAGATACTGCAGTAGTCACTCATTGGTTGGCTATTGAAGGAGTTCAGCCTGCAATTCCCGAAAATCCTCCTCCTATGTCTATTCAAT CACTTGCAATGCCTTCAGATAACACAAAGAACGACTACAAGGAGGATGGGTTACCTGTAGACATTAAATTACCGGTCAAGCATGTTCTTTCGCGAGAGCTTCAG CTTTATTTTGCGAAAATTTCTGAGCTTACTGTCACTAGATCCGACTCCACCCTGTTCAAAGAAGCATTAGTGAGCTTGGCAACTGACTCAGGACTCCACCCTTTAGTGCCTTACTTTACATTCTTTGTTGCTGACGAG GTTTCTCAGAATTTGAACAATTCTTCTATTCTTTTTGCTTTGATGTGCCTTGTATGGAGCCTTCTTCGAAATCAACATATACACATCGAGCCATAT CTGCACCAATTGATGCCATCGGTGATGACATGCCTGGTTGCAAAAAGGCTAGGAAATAAATTTTCTGACAACCACTGGAGTCTTAGAAATTTCACAGCTATCCTGGTGGCTTCAATCTGCAAGAG ATTCGGTCATGTTTACCACAATCTCCAGCCACGTGTGACCAGGACGTTACTTCATGCTTTTTTGGACCCATCAAAAGCTTTGCCTCAACATTATGGTGCCATTCAAGGGCTATCAGCCCTTGGACCTAATGTG GTTCGTTTGCTCGTGCTTCCCAATCTTGAGCCCTACTTACGACTGCTGGAGCCAGAAATGCAACTTGAGAAGCAAAAGAATGAAATTAAGAGGCATGAAGCCTGGTTGGTATACGGTGCCCTAATG ATAAACGTAAAGCAGGCATTTATAACACAATGCATCAGCCACCAGCAAAGAAATTAA
- the LOC140980907 gene encoding fimbrin-1, whose product MSGFVGVVVSDQLLHSEFTQVELRSLKSRYTSIKNQNGKVTVGDLPPLFAKLKAFNEMFSEEEIKNGLGELYSDMNNEIDFEGFLRSYLDLQNRGNGKSGNRRHSSSFLKAITTILLHTISESEKASYVAHINSYLRDDPFLNQFLPIDASTNALFDLAKDGVLLCKPINVAVPGTIDERAINTKRVLNPWERNENHTLCLNSAKAIGCTVVNIGTQDLIEGRPHLVLGLISQIIKIQLLADLNLRKTPQLVELVEDSNDVEELMGLAPEKVLLKWMNFHLKKAGYEKNVTNFSSDLKDGEAYAYLLNVLAPEHCNPTTIDAKDPTERANLVLEHAEKMDCKRYLTPKDIVEGSTNLNLAFVAQIFHQRNGLSTDSKKVSFAEMMTDDDLISREERCFRLWINSLGIASYVNNLFEDVRNGWVLLEVLDKVSPGHVNWKYATKPPIKMPFRKVENCNQVIRIGKLLKLSLVNMAGNDFVQGNKKLILAFLWQLMRFNMLQLLKNLRSRFQGKEITDADILNWVNRKVKNSGRKSQIESFKDKRLLSGLFFLELLSAVEPRVVNWNLVTKGESDDEKKLNATYIISVARKLGCSIFLLPEDIMEVNQKMILILTASIMYWSLQQPVEESDSSPSPAVISRGASPEPSFNETPSPVSAAAFSYASSFSASANGSVSPAPSITPVSFPEFNGASSPSASVSPVPIQSPTLSKEDDSSLSVEMSHITMDDVALDTAVPAKTDETDADVAAVCIPQVEEENKHAE is encoded by the exons ATGTCTGGTTTTGTGGGAGTAGTTGTTTCCGATCAATTGCTTCACAGTGAGTTCACACAAGTCGAGCTTCGAAGCCTCAAATCCAGA TACACATCAATAAAGAATCAGAATGGTAAAGTTACGGTTGGCGATTTGCCTCCATTATTTGCAAAACTGAAGGCATTCAATGAGATGTTCAGTGAGGAGGAGATCAAGAATGGGTTGGGAGAATTATATTCTGACATGAATAATGAGATAGATTTTGAAGGCTTCCTCAGG TCCTATCTAGATTTACAAAATCGAGGAAATGGCAAATCCGGAAATCGAAGACACTCTTCGTCTTTCCTGAAGGCCATCACAACCATCCTTCTTCACACTATCAGTGAGTCTGAGAAGGCTTCATATGTGGCTCATATAAATAGCTACCTCAGAGATGACCCATTTTTGAATCAGTTCCTTCCAATCGATGCGTCCACAAATGCTTTGTTTGATCTTGCAAAGGATGGAGTTCTATTATG TAAGCCAATTAATGTTGCGGTGCCTGGGACAATAGACGAACGGGCTATCAACACAAAACGTGTGCTCAATCCATGGGAAAGAAACGAGAATCACACATTGTGCCTTAACTCTGCAAAGGCTATCGGTTGCACCGTAGTCAATATCGGTACTCAAGACTTGATTGAAGGAAGA CCTCATTTGGTACTCGGGTTAATTTCTCAAATTATAAAG ATCCAACTGTTGGCAGATCTCAATCTCAGAAAGACGCCCCAGCTTGTAGAACTGGTGGAAGACAGTAAT GATGTTGAGGAGCTTATGGGACTTGCTCCAGAAAAAGTTTTGCTTAAGTGGATGAATTTCCATCTCAAAAAAGCAGGCTATGAGAAAAATGTGACAAATTTTTCTTCTGATTTGAAG GATGGAGAGGCTTATGCTTACCTGCTTAATGTACTTGCACCAGAACATTGCAACCCCACCACCATAGATGCTAAAGATCCCACTGAACGGGCTAATCTGGTCCTTGAGCATGCAGAAAAAATGGACTGCAAGAGATATCTAACTCCCAAGGATATTGTGGAGGGATCTACAAATCTGAATCTTGCTTTTGTTGCTCAGATTTTTCATCAGAG GAATGGCTTGTCTACAGACAGCAAAAAAGTCTCGTTTGCTGAGATGATGACGGATGATGACCTAATATCTAGAGAAGAAAGGTGCTTTCGACTTTGGATCAACAGTCTTGGAATTGCCTCTTATGTCAATAACTTGTTTGAGGATGTTAGAAATGG GTGGGTTCTTCTGGAAGTGCTTGATAAAGTTTCTCCAGGACATGTCAACTGGAAGTACGCAACAAAACCACCAATAAAGATGCCGTTTAGAAAAGTAGAGAATTGCAATCAGGTCATCAGGATAGGGAAGCTGTTGAAACTGTCCCTTGTAAACATGGCTGGAAATGATTTTGTGCAAGGGAATAAAAAACTCATACTTG CTTTCCTTTGGCAGTTGATGAGATTTAATATGCTTCAGCTTTTGAAGAACCTAAGATCCCGTTTCCAGGGTAAGGAGATTACAGATGCTGATATACTCAACTGGGTTAATAGAAAAGTAAAGAATTCAGGCAGAAAATCTCAAATTGAAAGTTTTAAG GATAAGAGACTTTTGAGTGGATTGTTCTTTCTCGAACTTCTCAGTGCGGTTGAGCCGCGAGTTGTTAACTGGAATCTTGTTACTAAGGGTGAAAGTG ATGATGAAAAGAAGCTGAATGCTACATATATAATCAGTGTTGCTAGGAAGCTTGGCTGTTCCATTTTCTTGTTGCCTGAAGATATTATGGAG GTGAACCAAAAAATGATCCTTATTTTGACAGCAAGTATAATGTATTGGAGCCTACAGCAGCCTGTGGAAGAGTCAGATTCATCTCCTTCACCTGCTGTAATTAGTCGTGGGGCATCCCCTGAACCTTCATTCAATGAGACTCCATCCCCGGTTTCAGCTGCAGccttttcatatgcatcatcaTTTTCGGCTTCAGCTAATGGTTCTGTGTCTCCTGCTCCGTCCATAACTCCAGTTTCGTTCCCCGAATTCAATGGTGCTTCATCCCCTTCAGCTAGTGTTTCTCCTGTGCCAATCCAATCTCCGACTTTGAGTAAAGAAGATGATAGCTCGCTATCTGTTGAAATGTCACACATTACTATGGATGATGTAGCCCTGGATACAGCAGTGCCTGCAAAAACTGACGAAACGGACGCAGATGTTGCTGCAGTTTGTATTCCACAGGTTGAGGAGGAAAACAAACATGCTGAGTGA